A part of Variovorax sp. HW608 genomic DNA contains:
- the lpxB gene encoding lipid-A-disaccharide synthase yields the protein MSVEAATRQFALVAGEASGDLLAGLLLDGLQARWPELKAVGIGGPQMLSRGFETWWPQEKLAVRGYIEVLRHYAEIAGIRRQLRARLQGERPDIFIGVDAPDFNLDLEAGLRASGIKTAHFVCPSIWAWRPERVVKLRAAADHVLCIFPFEPELLAKHGIAATYVGHPLAKVIPMTPDRASARASLGLAADATVVALLPGSRRSEIRHIAPRFFASAALMRKARPSLQFIVPVLPTLRAEIEQLLEASGMAGQVTLLHGQSHAVLAACDVTLIASGTATLEAALFKRPMVISYHMNSLTWNLIMRHKQLQPWVGLPNILAGEFVVPEVLQERATPQALAEATLEWLDAPDRVHALQQRFCALHSELLRDTPTLCADAIQKVLEG from the coding sequence ATGTCGGTCGAAGCTGCAACGCGACAGTTCGCGCTGGTCGCAGGAGAAGCATCGGGCGATCTGCTGGCCGGGCTGCTGCTCGACGGCCTGCAGGCGCGCTGGCCCGAGCTGAAGGCGGTCGGGATCGGCGGCCCGCAGATGCTGTCGCGCGGCTTCGAAACCTGGTGGCCGCAGGAGAAGCTCGCGGTCCGCGGCTACATCGAAGTCCTGCGGCATTACGCCGAGATCGCCGGCATCCGCCGCCAGCTCAGGGCGCGCCTCCAGGGCGAGCGGCCGGACATCTTCATCGGCGTCGATGCGCCGGATTTCAACCTGGATCTCGAGGCCGGCCTGCGTGCCAGCGGCATCAAGACGGCGCACTTCGTCTGTCCCTCGATCTGGGCATGGCGTCCCGAACGCGTGGTGAAGCTGCGTGCCGCTGCCGATCACGTCCTTTGCATCTTTCCGTTCGAGCCCGAGCTGCTTGCCAAGCACGGCATCGCCGCCACCTACGTCGGTCACCCGCTGGCCAAGGTCATCCCGATGACGCCCGATCGCGCGTCGGCTCGCGCCTCGCTCGGGCTGGCGGCCGATGCCACCGTGGTGGCCTTGCTGCCAGGAAGCCGCCGCTCGGAGATCCGCCACATCGCGCCGCGGTTCTTTGCCTCCGCGGCGCTCATGCGCAAGGCCCGGCCGTCGTTGCAGTTCATCGTTCCGGTCCTGCCGACGCTGCGGGCGGAGATCGAGCAGTTGCTTGAGGCCAGCGGGATGGCGGGCCAGGTGACGCTGCTCCACGGTCAATCCCATGCGGTGCTGGCCGCCTGCGACGTGACCTTGATCGCGAGCGGCACCGCCACGCTCGAGGCGGCGCTCTTCAAGCGGCCGATGGTGATCTCCTATCACATGAATTCGCTGACCTGGAACCTGATCATGCGGCACAAGCAGCTTCAGCCCTGGGTCGGACTGCCCAACATCCTTGCAGGAGAGTTCGTCGTGCCCGAGGTGCTCCAGGAGCGTGCAACGCCGCAGGCCTTGGCCGAGGCGACGCTCGAATGGCTCGACGCACCCGACAGGGTTCACGCCTTGCAACAACGTTTTTGCGCCCTGCACAGCGAATTGCTGCGCGATACACCGACACTGTGCGCTGATGCGATCCAGAAAGTTCTTGAAGGCTGA
- the rnhB gene encoding ribonuclease HII produces MRSRKFLKAEQATLAWDAPGLVAGVDEAGRGPLAGPVVAAAVILDDQRPIRGLADSKTLTALQRERLNDQILARALCCSIAQASVEEIDTHNILQATMLAMRRAVEGLRLKPAKVLVDGNRLPTLDVLAEAVVKGDARIKAISAASILAKVYRDRLCEQLHAEFPLYGFAGHKGYSTPEHLEALERHGACVHHRRSFSPVAAVLARDSGGAAGIQGVGAIVVEATGALIRIAP; encoded by the coding sequence ATGCGATCCAGAAAGTTCTTGAAGGCTGAGCAGGCCACGCTGGCCTGGGACGCGCCGGGCCTGGTGGCCGGCGTCGACGAAGCGGGGCGCGGCCCGCTGGCGGGCCCGGTCGTTGCCGCGGCGGTGATCCTCGACGATCAGCGCCCGATCCGCGGCCTGGCGGATTCGAAGACCCTGACCGCTCTGCAGCGCGAAAGGCTCAACGACCAGATCCTGGCCAGGGCCCTGTGCTGCTCGATCGCGCAGGCGAGCGTCGAGGAGATCGACACGCACAACATCCTGCAGGCGACGATGCTCGCGATGCGCAGGGCGGTCGAGGGCCTGCGGCTCAAGCCGGCCAAGGTGCTGGTGGACGGCAACCGGCTCCCGACGCTCGATGTGCTGGCGGAGGCCGTGGTCAAGGGCGATGCGCGCATCAAGGCGATCTCGGCCGCTTCGATCCTCGCGAAGGTCTACCGCGACCGGCTCTGCGAGCAGCTTCACGCGGAGTTTCCGCTCTACGGCTTTGCCGGCCACAAAGGTTACAGCACGCCGGAGCACCTCGAGGCGCTGGAACGGCACGGCGCGTGCGTGCATCACCGGCGATCGTTCAGTCCCGTGGCGGCGGTGCTGGCGCGCGATTCGGGCGGGGCGGCGGGCATCCAGGGGGTCGGCGCCATCGTGGTGGAGGCGACGGGTGCCCTGATCCGGATCGCGCCATGA
- the fabZ gene encoding 3-hydroxyacyl-ACP dehydratase FabZ, giving the protein MTLDIHQILKLLPHRYPFLLVDRVIDMEKGKRITAIKNVTMNEPFFNGHFPHRPVMPGVLMLEAMAQAAALLSFHSLDIVPDDNTIYYFAAIDGARFKRPVEPGDQLRLEVEIERMKAGISKFKGKASVGAELACEATLMCAMRQIN; this is encoded by the coding sequence ATGACGCTCGATATCCATCAAATCCTCAAGCTGCTTCCCCACCGCTACCCGTTCCTGCTTGTGGATCGCGTGATCGATATGGAGAAGGGCAAGCGCATCACGGCGATCAAGAACGTGACCATGAACGAGCCGTTCTTCAATGGCCATTTCCCGCACCGGCCGGTGATGCCGGGCGTGCTGATGCTCGAGGCGATGGCGCAGGCAGCGGCGCTGCTTTCGTTCCACTCGCTGGACATCGTTCCGGACGACAACACGATCTACTACTTCGCGGCGATCGACGGCGCGCGCTTCAAGCGTCCCGTCGAGCCCGGCGACCAGCTGAGGCTCGAAGTCGAGATCGAGCGCATGAAGGCCGGCATCTCGAAGTTCAAGGGCAAGGCGTCCGTCGGTGCCGAACTGGCGTGCGAGGCCACCCTGATGTGCGCCATGCGGCAGATCAATTGA
- a CDS encoding TrmH family RNA methyltransferase, producing MTSEPSHITSRDNALLKELRKLSHEPGAYRKAGRVWLEGDHLCRAARERGVRAAVAVFTESVWPAARAEWSGAADKTVVIADALMAGVSGLESPAPMGFVLDLPSRPAVESHAPSVVLDRLQDAGNVGSILRSAAAFGFRQVIALKGTAALWSPKVLRAGMGAHFGLRLIEGAEIAALDALSVPFVATSSHRGDWLHRAELPYPCAWLMGHEGQGVSAELEARAARHIRIAQPGGEESLNVAAAAAICLHASAAQAKS from the coding sequence ATGACGTCCGAGCCCAGCCACATCACGTCGCGCGACAACGCACTGCTCAAGGAACTGCGAAAGCTCTCGCACGAGCCCGGCGCCTACCGCAAGGCCGGCCGGGTCTGGCTCGAGGGCGATCATCTTTGCCGGGCGGCCCGCGAGCGGGGTGTTCGCGCCGCGGTCGCGGTGTTCACGGAATCGGTCTGGCCGGCGGCGCGGGCCGAGTGGTCCGGGGCGGCCGACAAGACCGTCGTCATCGCCGACGCGCTGATGGCTGGCGTCAGCGGACTCGAATCCCCGGCGCCGATGGGGTTCGTGCTCGATCTGCCGTCGCGTCCAGCGGTCGAATCGCATGCACCCAGCGTGGTTCTCGACCGCCTCCAGGACGCCGGAAACGTCGGCTCCATCCTCCGCAGTGCCGCGGCGTTCGGATTCAGGCAGGTGATCGCCCTGAAGGGCACCGCCGCGTTGTGGTCGCCGAAGGTGCTGCGCGCCGGCATGGGGGCGCATTTCGGCCTCCGGCTCATCGAGGGGGCGGAGATCGCCGCACTGGACGCCCTTTCGGTGCCTTTTGTGGCCACGAGCTCGCACCGCGGCGACTGGCTGCACCGGGCCGAATTGCCGTATCCGTGCGCCTGGCTCATGGGGCACGAGGGGCAGGGCGTTTCGGCCGAACTCGAGGCGCGGGCCGCGCGGCACATCCGGATTGCGCAGCCGGGCGGTGAAGAGTCGCTGAACGTGGCCGCCGCCGCCGCAATTTGCCTGCATGCCAGCGCCGCGCAGGCGAAGTCGTGA
- the carA gene encoding glutamine-hydrolyzing carbamoyl-phosphate synthase small subunit: MLLSLKGKFPPAILALADGTVFLGNSIGATGVTTGEVVFNTAMTGYQEILTDPSYCQQIVTLTYPHIGNYGVNEEDIEADKIHAAGLIIKDLPRVASNFRKTASLNEYLVRGNTVAIANIDTRKLTRHLRTKGAQNGCILGLADGEAVTQALIDKAIAAAKAAPSMAGLDLAKVVSVKETYEWTQTEWKLGSGYGVQITPRFHVVAFDYGVKKNILRMIAQRGARITVVPAQTPAADVLKLRPDGIFLANGPGDPEPCDYAIESTRQLIETGIPVFGICLGHQIMALASGAKTFKMKFGHHGANHPVKDLDNGRVSITSQNHGFAVDEKSLPANLRPTHVSLFDNTLQGLARTDKPAFCFQGHPEASPGPHDIGYLFDRFTALMQSHKEGQKNA; encoded by the coding sequence GTGCTTTTGTCTCTCAAGGGAAAATTCCCGCCCGCCATCCTGGCGCTTGCAGACGGCACGGTCTTTCTCGGCAACTCGATCGGCGCCACCGGCGTCACGACCGGCGAAGTGGTGTTCAACACCGCGATGACCGGTTACCAGGAAATCCTGACCGACCCGAGCTATTGCCAGCAGATCGTGACGCTCACGTATCCGCATATCGGCAACTACGGCGTCAACGAGGAAGACATCGAGGCCGACAAGATCCATGCCGCAGGCCTGATCATCAAGGACCTGCCGCGCGTCGCGTCGAACTTCCGCAAGACCGCCTCGCTGAACGAGTACCTCGTGCGCGGCAACACGGTCGCCATCGCCAACATCGATACCCGCAAGCTGACGCGCCATCTGCGCACCAAAGGTGCCCAGAATGGCTGCATCCTCGGCCTCGCCGATGGTGAGGCCGTCACCCAGGCACTGATCGACAAGGCCATCGCCGCCGCCAAGGCGGCGCCGAGCATGGCCGGGCTCGACCTGGCCAAGGTCGTGTCGGTCAAGGAAACCTACGAATGGACCCAGACCGAGTGGAAGCTCGGCTCGGGCTACGGCGTGCAGATCACGCCCCGCTTCCACGTCGTCGCGTTCGACTACGGCGTCAAGAAGAACATCCTGCGCATGATCGCCCAGCGTGGGGCGCGCATCACGGTCGTGCCGGCCCAGACGCCTGCGGCCGACGTGCTGAAGCTGCGTCCGGACGGCATCTTCCTGGCCAACGGCCCGGGCGATCCGGAGCCATGCGACTACGCCATCGAATCGACGCGCCAGCTCATCGAAACCGGCATTCCGGTGTTCGGCATCTGCCTCGGCCACCAGATCATGGCGTTGGCTTCGGGTGCGAAGACCTTCAAGATGAAGTTCGGCCACCACGGCGCGAACCATCCGGTGAAGGACCTCGACAACGGCCGCGTGAGCATCACCAGCCAGAACCACGGCTTCGCGGTCGACGAGAAGAGCCTGCCGGCGAACCTGCGACCGACGCACGTCAGCCTGTTCGACAACACGCTGCAGGGGCTCGCGCGCACCGACAAGCCGGCGTTCTGCTTCCAGGGCCATCCGGAGGCTTCGCCCGGCCCGCACGATATCGGTTACCTGTTCGACCGCTTCACGGCACTCATGCAAAGTCACAAAGAAGGACAGAAGAATGCCTAA
- the lpxA gene encoding acyl-ACP--UDP-N-acetylglucosamine O-acyltransferase, giving the protein MTLIHPTAIVDPAAQLDPTVSVGPYAVIGPHVRVGAGTTIGAHCVIEGRTTIGRDNRIFQFASLGAIPQDKKYAGEPTELVIGDRNTIREFCTFNLGTAQDAGVTRVGDDNWIMAYVHIAHDCQLGSQITMANNVTLAGHVHVEDWATVGGLAGVLQRMRIGAHTMVGFASHVNKDVPPYMVVDGSPLVVRGVNLVGLRRRDFSAERIAAIREMHKLLYRQGKTLDEAREGIAGLAAEMPRAAEDIARMDAFLGNAVNGIAR; this is encoded by the coding sequence ATGACTCTGATTCATCCCACGGCCATCGTCGACCCCGCCGCGCAACTGGACCCCACCGTCAGCGTCGGGCCCTACGCGGTGATCGGGCCGCACGTGCGCGTGGGTGCCGGCACCACGATCGGTGCGCACTGCGTGATCGAGGGCCGCACCACCATCGGCCGCGACAACCGGATATTCCAGTTCGCTTCCCTTGGCGCGATTCCGCAGGACAAGAAATACGCCGGCGAGCCGACCGAGCTCGTGATCGGCGATCGCAACACCATTCGCGAGTTCTGCACCTTCAATCTCGGCACCGCGCAGGACGCCGGCGTCACGCGCGTGGGCGACGACAACTGGATCATGGCGTACGTGCACATCGCGCACGATTGCCAGCTCGGCAGCCAGATCACCATGGCGAACAACGTGACCTTGGCCGGCCACGTCCACGTCGAGGACTGGGCGACCGTGGGCGGCCTCGCCGGCGTGCTCCAGCGCATGCGGATCGGCGCCCATACGATGGTCGGCTTCGCGAGCCACGTCAACAAGGATGTCCCGCCCTACATGGTGGTCGACGGCAGTCCGCTGGTCGTGCGTGGCGTCAATCTCGTCGGCCTCCGGCGCCGTGATTTCTCGGCCGAGCGCATCGCGGCCATCCGCGAGATGCACAAGTTGCTCTATCGCCAGGGCAAGACACTGGACGAAGCCCGCGAGGGCATCGCCGGGCTGGCCGCCGAGATGCCCCGCGCGGCGGAAGACATCGCCCGGATGGACGCTTTCCTGGGCAATGCCGTGAACGGCATCGCGCGCTGA